One genomic segment of Prochlorococcus marinus str. MIT 0919 includes these proteins:
- a CDS encoding DUF4332 domain-containing protein produces MFLNRIPKNFRREKEKLGLKKINSWEGIKQLSDDEILNLVRDEYCSSRNLRRLRCIALLVCELKLSENEAALLMHSGIASIKALLNLTPQELFLKTGRFERLIKTGREPVISLKRASELIRKAKIRQNIK; encoded by the coding sequence ATGTTTTTGAATAGAATTCCTAAAAACTTTCGCAGGGAAAAAGAAAAACTTGGCTTAAAAAAAATAAATAGCTGGGAGGGTATCAAACAATTAAGTGATGATGAGATTTTGAATCTTGTGAGAGATGAATACTGTTCGAGCAGAAATCTAAGACGCCTACGATGCATAGCTTTATTAGTTTGCGAGTTGAAGCTTTCTGAAAACGAAGCTGCACTCTTGATGCATTCAGGAATAGCATCCATAAAAGCTTTGCTAAACCTGACACCACAAGAATTATTTTTAAAAACAGGTCGCTTTGAGCGGCTAATCAAAACAGGTCGAGAACCTGTGATTTCGCTTAAAAGAGCAAGCGAATTAATACGCAAAGCTAAAATTAGGCAGAATATCAAGTGA
- a CDS encoding NAD-dependent epimerase/dehydratase family protein, whose protein sequence is MKETKILITGATGCVGQYTSNWLLKNTQADLYLLLRDPRKLTSVDQNEDRVNLLISDLREIEVFREELSEITHVIHTATAWGDPVRANEVNLIAVKKMLSLLNPLKIERIIYFSTASILNNSLKPLPEALAYGTEYIQTKAKCLEELENHKLSKKTIAIFPTLVFGGRCDGKGIYPRSYLTEGINEAASWLWLARWFKAYSRFHFIHAADIAFICGQLCTKNKLPTLESSSKEIPKLVLGQPAISIDQAIETLLHWRGLRKTPSLPLWGWLIRALIIILPIKISSWDRFSIKQRHFVHKPVTNPESFGGKSFAKTLKEILFKSGLPRKTKIL, encoded by the coding sequence GTGAAAGAGACTAAAATTCTAATAACTGGGGCAACTGGCTGCGTAGGTCAATACACATCTAACTGGCTTTTAAAAAATACCCAAGCAGATTTATATTTATTACTTAGGGACCCTCGCAAATTAACTTCTGTTGATCAAAATGAAGATCGAGTAAATCTTTTAATTAGTGACTTAAGAGAAATAGAAGTTTTTCGCGAGGAATTATCTGAAATAACGCATGTGATCCATACAGCAACTGCTTGGGGTGATCCAGTTAGAGCAAATGAAGTCAATTTAATTGCCGTCAAGAAAATGCTTTCTCTTCTGAATCCATTAAAGATAGAAAGAATTATCTATTTTTCCACTGCAAGCATTCTCAATAATTCTCTCAAACCTTTACCTGAAGCATTGGCCTATGGTACAGAATACATCCAAACCAAGGCCAAATGCTTGGAAGAACTTGAGAATCATAAGCTTTCCAAAAAAACAATCGCTATTTTTCCTACTCTTGTTTTTGGTGGGAGGTGCGATGGAAAGGGAATTTATCCAAGAAGTTATTTAACTGAGGGAATAAATGAAGCCGCTTCTTGGCTTTGGCTTGCTAGATGGTTCAAAGCCTACTCTAGGTTTCATTTCATTCATGCAGCTGACATAGCATTCATATGCGGACAGCTTTGTACAAAGAACAAATTGCCAACTCTAGAAAGCTCCTCAAAAGAAATACCTAAGCTTGTTCTAGGTCAGCCCGCCATATCAATTGATCAGGCAATAGAGACACTCCTACATTGGAGAGGTTTAAGAAAGACACCTAGTCTCCCCCTTTGGGGATGGTTAATAAGAGCATTAATAATAATTCTTCCAATAAAAATCAGCAGTTGGGACAGATTTAGCATTAAGCAAAGGCATTTTGTACACAAACCAGTAACGAACCCAGAAAGCTTTGGGGGGAAAAGTTTTGCCAAAACCCTCAAAGAAATATTATTTAAATCTGGCTTGCCAAGAAAGACAAAAATTCTATAA
- the hemE gene encoding uroporphyrinogen decarboxylase — protein MTDSLPLLLRAARGESVNRPPVWMMRQAGRYMKVYRDLRDRHPSFRERSENPDLSYEISMQPFREFKPDGVILFSDILTPLPGMGIDFDIVESKGPLIQDPIRNLQQVNSLKQLNPDQSLSFVGEVLGRLRESVGNQAAVLGFVGAPWTLAAYVVEGKSSKNYAVIKSMAFQEPELLHKLLDHFAESIAIYLRYQINSGAQVVQMFDSWAGQLSPIDYEKFAAPYQKKVIDLVKETHPETPMILYISGSAGVLERMASTGIDFISLDWTVDMAEGCSRLPKNIGIQGNIDPGLLFGTPEAIRARIVDTVLKAKGRKHILNLGHGILPGTPEENARVFFEAGKNVNDLIGQM, from the coding sequence ATGACCGACTCACTACCATTATTACTTCGGGCCGCCCGAGGAGAATCTGTAAACAGGCCACCTGTTTGGATGATGCGTCAAGCTGGAAGATATATGAAAGTTTATAGAGACCTCAGGGATCGACATCCAAGTTTTAGAGAACGTTCAGAGAACCCAGATCTTTCTTACGAAATATCAATGCAACCATTTCGGGAATTTAAACCTGATGGTGTAATTCTTTTCTCAGATATACTTACCCCTCTACCTGGGATGGGAATTGATTTTGATATCGTCGAAAGCAAAGGGCCTTTAATACAAGATCCAATTAGAAATCTTCAACAAGTAAATTCTTTAAAGCAATTAAACCCTGATCAAAGCCTTTCTTTCGTTGGTGAAGTTCTTGGACGCTTAAGAGAAAGTGTTGGCAATCAAGCCGCTGTACTAGGTTTTGTTGGTGCTCCATGGACTCTTGCAGCATATGTTGTTGAAGGGAAAAGCAGCAAGAACTATGCAGTTATAAAATCGATGGCATTTCAAGAGCCAGAATTACTGCACAAATTGCTAGACCATTTTGCAGAATCGATCGCAATCTATTTGAGGTATCAAATTAATTCTGGAGCTCAAGTGGTACAAATGTTTGATTCCTGGGCTGGACAATTAAGCCCTATAGATTATGAGAAATTTGCTGCACCTTATCAAAAGAAGGTAATTGATCTAGTAAAAGAAACACATCCAGAGACCCCCATGATTTTGTACATTTCAGGAAGTGCGGGTGTCTTAGAAAGAATGGCTAGTACCGGTATTGATTTTATATCTTTGGACTGGACAGTTGATATGGCGGAAGGTTGTTCTCGACTTCCTAAAAATATAGGAATACAAGGAAATATTGACCCAGGATTACTTTTTGGGACGCCAGAAGCAATCAGAGCAAGGATTGTAGATACTGTTTTAAAAGCCAAAGGAAGGAAACACATTCTTAATCTTGGTCATGGAATACTTCCTGGGACACCTGAAGAAAATGCAAGAGTATTCTTTGAGGCTGGTAAAAATGTAAACGATTTAATAGGACAAATGTGA
- a CDS encoding Ycf51 family protein, which yields MSTSQLLQQATELLAWSGLGLAAITIISFLIGWNFKFRLVGATVFTLLLSGSCWAFSESYTPPTVVEGAIYTPIVYDNGYDLVVAQASEDFPNESTQVSLEQIAGNLKGGGRNGANVHVRIRKIESLEPGISKPVILGEVIRDIRNQTTVTVDTSTYSKNSLDFSKSDSTRENLLLENNNDDDINVFE from the coding sequence ATGTCAACTTCTCAGCTCCTACAACAAGCAACCGAATTATTGGCATGGTCAGGATTAGGTCTTGCTGCCATAACAATAATTTCATTCCTTATAGGTTGGAATTTCAAATTCAGGCTTGTAGGAGCAACTGTATTTACGCTTTTATTATCAGGAAGTTGCTGGGCATTCTCAGAAAGTTACACCCCTCCAACAGTTGTAGAAGGTGCTATTTACACTCCAATCGTTTATGACAATGGCTATGATCTTGTTGTAGCCCAAGCTTCTGAGGATTTTCCTAATGAGTCAACTCAGGTATCCTTGGAACAAATAGCTGGGAATTTGAAAGGTGGTGGAAGGAATGGTGCAAATGTACATGTAAGAATTAGGAAAATAGAATCTTTAGAACCAGGTATTAGTAAACCAGTAATTCTAGGAGAAGTTATTAGAGATATAAGAAATCAAACAACAGTAACTGTTGACACAAGCACTTATAGTAAAAATAGTCTTGATTTTAGTAAAAGTGATAGCACAAGAGAGAATCTATTATTGGAAAATAATAACGACGATGATATAAATGTTTTTGAATAG
- a CDS encoding CocE/NonD family hydrolase: MDQINSRVEELLISENDKLVSRIWLPKGQGPWPALLMRQPYGKEIASTITYAHPTWFASHGYLVIIQDVRGQGDSTGSFSGFAQEASDTTKTLKWVRSLPECNGKIGTYGFSYQGFTQLVAEKGTPPPDCMAPAMTGLNEKIHWSCEGGAYLWHLGLAWGLQLAAQKLKRENNEFGWNQIRESLANHSYLSKGPELLETYDPKGMAYKWFKASKNKQGEWLVHIPLKQWLQSPMLIIGGWWDPHLNGILDIYKQSLEVGGIPELHIGPATHLKWWNGVQELHLNFFNKHLKTSNKELSPKPLKKIWNITSKQWFINENIKSSVINFSLKSTGNASSNINDGLLITNKESNGLQVIVYDPWRPTPGIGGHLSPEPGLVNRIEIDQRNDVATFTTNPCKNAFDIEGIPKLKIFAHTDRESFDLCVALSIVNESQTRVDQLSTGTLRIQDLEANISSLKEISMQPLFASISKGCRLRLSIAGGCWPAIGVNPGLSMEDAGSPSIHSLITTIFLDLKQAKLEICPHLSK; this comes from the coding sequence GTGGATCAAATAAATAGCAGGGTAGAAGAACTTTTAATCAGTGAAAACGACAAGCTCGTTTCAAGAATATGGCTCCCAAAAGGACAAGGTCCATGGCCTGCACTACTCATGAGGCAGCCATATGGAAAAGAAATTGCATCGACAATTACATATGCCCATCCTACTTGGTTTGCTAGTCATGGATATTTAGTAATAATCCAAGATGTAAGAGGCCAAGGAGATTCAACAGGTTCCTTCTCTGGTTTTGCTCAGGAAGCTTCAGACACAACTAAAACCCTTAAATGGGTAAGATCATTACCTGAATGCAACGGTAAAATTGGAACATATGGATTCTCTTATCAAGGGTTTACGCAATTAGTAGCTGAGAAAGGGACGCCTCCTCCAGATTGCATGGCTCCTGCCATGACAGGATTAAATGAAAAAATTCATTGGAGTTGTGAAGGAGGAGCTTATTTGTGGCATCTAGGATTGGCATGGGGATTACAATTAGCTGCTCAAAAATTAAAAAGGGAAAACAATGAATTTGGATGGAACCAGATTAGAGAAAGCTTGGCAAACCATTCCTATCTGTCTAAAGGTCCTGAGCTTCTAGAAACTTATGACCCTAAGGGGATGGCATACAAATGGTTCAAAGCCTCCAAAAATAAGCAGGGAGAATGGTTAGTTCATATTCCTTTAAAACAATGGTTACAAAGTCCAATGTTGATAATTGGAGGGTGGTGGGACCCACATTTAAATGGAATACTTGATATCTATAAACAATCCCTTGAAGTAGGTGGAATACCAGAACTACATATCGGTCCTGCAACACATTTAAAATGGTGGAATGGTGTCCAAGAACTACACTTAAATTTTTTCAATAAGCACCTCAAGACATCAAATAAAGAATTAAGCCCTAAACCTTTGAAGAAGATTTGGAATATAACAAGTAAACAATGGTTTATTAACGAGAATATTAAAAGTTCAGTAATTAATTTTAGTCTTAAAAGTACAGGGAATGCTTCTTCTAATATTAATGATGGGTTACTAATTACCAATAAAGAAAGCAATGGTTTACAAGTTATTGTTTATGATCCTTGGCGTCCTACTCCTGGGATTGGTGGGCATCTAAGTCCGGAGCCAGGCTTAGTTAATAGAATCGAAATTGATCAAAGGAATGATGTAGCCACCTTCACAACAAATCCTTGTAAAAACGCATTTGATATAGAAGGCATCCCTAAACTTAAGATCTTTGCTCATACAGATAGAGAAAGCTTTGATTTATGCGTTGCTTTATCGATAGTGAATGAAAGTCAAACAAGAGTTGATCAGCTCTCAACAGGCACACTACGTATACAAGATCTTGAAGCAAATATTTCTAGTTTAAAGGAAATATCGATGCAGCCACTATTTGCTTCTATTTCAAAAGGCTGTCGACTTCGCTTATCGATAGCAGGTGGATGCTGGCCAGCAATAGGAGTAAACCCTGGTCTTTCAATGGAAGATGCAGGCTCTCCCTCAATCCATTCATTGATAACGACAATTTTCTTAGACCTTAAGCAAGCCAAGCTTGAAATCTGTCCACATCTGTCCAAATAA
- a CDS encoding translocation/assembly module TamB domain-containing protein, which translates to MGVKPRLLKFKRLLLLGGLVVCGGSFFYVATNRALKNYVDRNTPILEKELSAQLGHPLKIGPYKGLRSWGIAIGPTSLRRGSHDNSNISFSSLKIQLAPLASLNSRRPVAILTPSQAKINLRSKKNKSYWVFGEEDLTNIPNFDLKIRFEDPARVSIGSKEAELAIKGDFHLDFKNKHISTNSRFDFGDNGLLVFDGSGHFSDLNFQAKTRAKNLKLGVLQDVFLKRRKHIAKGILNGGIYFAAQNGSLNCNGRLTLKDLNLYNDLNGYNFTSKSTSIGCRNDVINLSSSEWDYGPLEGSIKATLPLKKLPNYQINIDTLASLKKIDQSVLKVNANIPLLLSKNSLDIGQMIAKISLDSFKLSNFEPSLGIPLDGKLSLDGTVSGRFNSLSSDIAIVVDNPQLGVVRMNEKWIGKLTGIIDKNTLITLDTDGAPIPGRLSVQFNSFFTLNRLSLTRRAGENYGPLILKKNEDEYVWNAKDFRLDRIEVSTPLKKNFQRVYGALNGQGSIKFDPLFVEGEIVYNALRGIGFRELAIAGKYSEKNYSLTGSFLPDIGQGTIDIISDGRIGEKIWAKASASNLSPAWLVENAIKLSSIDVEHALATGSAKDLKGLVIASPSWALDSQLIKWVNARISEDKAKKLKAKNTIINPQILDGNLNAFVEVQGENLKNLNLDIKSSGKIWIRGEDLNVTEIKPFTATFSGPLNEDLGEFSLVNIPFSLLSLFIQTPASLTGMFGVNGRYRIKNGSPEVTAELVLNEAQISKQPFSLEKGKVSILSSLMELDLSLKSQSSLEPVTILGTVPLNNYLPFDLRVKSRGDGLTFLSGFTDENTKWINGTADLWLFIRGTLKEPIANGYFVIKNGDLSIGDKELRNLNSEIFFDFNRLEVQQLSADIGKRGKLSSYGGIAFFEQEKKEKEPLQLNLQNVDFSANTSTFSLSTKLTLRGSLAKPIIAGETFISNGAISTKRSLTSPSNRINNNGNTQATSRQNLPEQQWKRDKPLVLFIQDDKSSYTTNALSYTLPQVFSKISFDSLKLYLGPGLRLVSQPIATFNVDGLLSLCGPLNPQGMLLRNKTLKCLVNEDWEEGQEKFKKLAVTGVVKLTNGLVNLFTTSFSLKRNEQNVAVFTPSNGLTPYVDLKMTTRVPDKVRDQNTLPSDDELALNGSGFGGIGGSRFIKVELIVAGRADRMAENFEIRSQPPLPRNQLLDLIGGNSLTMLLSGDETQVLANLFNRSFVSPVLGNISGGFSEKLQLSVYPAYVRGPDVSSEGDKGQAEYADHDSFQKAWVTEVGIDISERINFSIQATPSREDVPPQGTIKYQFNPSLGVLGSVDNDGNWQSEFQIYLRY; encoded by the coding sequence ATGGGAGTGAAACCTAGGTTATTAAAATTTAAACGATTGCTTCTCCTTGGGGGATTGGTAGTTTGTGGTGGCTCGTTTTTTTATGTTGCGACTAATAGAGCCCTGAAAAATTATGTTGATCGTAATACACCAATTTTAGAGAAGGAATTATCTGCTCAACTAGGGCATCCTTTAAAAATAGGACCTTATAAAGGTCTTCGTTCTTGGGGAATTGCGATTGGTCCAACAAGTTTACGGAGAGGTTCACACGATAATTCAAATATAAGTTTCTCCAGCTTGAAAATACAGTTAGCACCATTAGCAAGCTTAAATTCCAGGAGGCCAGTCGCGATATTGACACCTAGTCAGGCAAAGATTAATTTGAGGTCTAAAAAAAATAAATCTTATTGGGTTTTTGGAGAAGAAGATCTTACGAATATTCCAAATTTCGATTTAAAGATTCGTTTTGAAGATCCGGCTCGTGTCTCCATTGGCTCAAAAGAGGCTGAACTCGCTATTAAGGGTGATTTTCACCTGGATTTTAAAAACAAACATATTTCAACTAATTCACGATTTGACTTTGGTGACAATGGATTATTGGTCTTTGACGGAAGTGGGCATTTTAGTGACTTGAACTTTCAGGCAAAAACTCGTGCAAAAAATTTAAAACTTGGAGTTTTACAAGATGTCTTTTTGAAACGTCGAAAACATATAGCTAAAGGGATATTAAATGGAGGTATTTACTTTGCTGCTCAAAATGGGAGTCTCAATTGCAATGGACGCCTGACCTTAAAAGACCTAAATCTTTACAATGACCTCAACGGTTATAATTTCACTTCTAAAAGTACATCTATTGGCTGTCGTAATGATGTTATAAACTTATCTTCATCCGAGTGGGACTATGGTCCTTTAGAAGGCTCAATTAAAGCAACCTTACCTCTAAAGAAATTACCTAATTATCAAATTAATATAGACACCCTTGCAAGTCTTAAAAAGATAGATCAATCTGTTCTTAAGGTAAATGCAAATATTCCACTTCTCTTATCAAAAAATTCTTTAGATATAGGTCAAATGATCGCCAAAATAAGTCTTGATTCTTTTAAATTGTCTAATTTTGAACCATCTCTAGGGATCCCACTAGATGGCAAGCTCTCATTAGATGGCACTGTTAGTGGCCGCTTTAACTCCTTAAGTTCAGACATCGCAATTGTAGTAGACAACCCTCAATTAGGCGTTGTACGTATGAATGAAAAATGGATAGGCAAGTTGACTGGAATTATAGATAAAAATACATTGATAACGCTAGATACTGATGGTGCCCCTATCCCTGGGAGACTTTCTGTTCAATTTAATTCATTTTTTACACTAAATAGACTTTCTCTTACCAGACGAGCGGGTGAAAATTATGGCCCACTTATACTTAAAAAGAATGAAGATGAATATGTATGGAATGCAAAGGATTTTAGGCTAGATCGGATTGAGGTCTCAACACCGCTGAAAAAGAATTTTCAACGTGTTTATGGTGCATTAAATGGTCAAGGGAGTATCAAGTTCGATCCTTTATTTGTTGAGGGTGAAATTGTATATAACGCCTTAAGAGGTATTGGCTTTCGAGAGCTTGCAATTGCTGGCAAATATTCCGAAAAAAATTATTCTTTAACCGGAAGCTTCCTTCCAGATATAGGTCAAGGTACGATTGATATTATCAGTGATGGTCGCATTGGTGAGAAAATTTGGGCTAAAGCAAGTGCGTCCAACCTTAGCCCTGCCTGGTTGGTTGAGAATGCTATAAAGCTCTCTAGCATTGATGTCGAACATGCATTGGCAACTGGGAGTGCGAAAGATCTAAAAGGACTTGTAATTGCTTCGCCTTCGTGGGCTCTGGATAGTCAATTGATCAAATGGGTTAATGCACGCATCTCCGAGGACAAGGCCAAGAAATTAAAGGCTAAGAATACTATTATCAACCCTCAAATTTTAGATGGTAATTTAAATGCATTTGTAGAGGTTCAGGGTGAGAATCTTAAGAATTTAAACTTAGACATCAAATCCTCCGGTAAAATCTGGATTAGGGGTGAGGATCTTAATGTCACAGAAATTAAGCCATTTACTGCGACCTTTTCTGGCCCATTAAATGAAGATTTAGGTGAATTTTCATTAGTAAATATTCCCTTTTCCTTGTTGTCATTATTCATCCAAACACCTGCTTCATTGACAGGTATGTTTGGTGTTAATGGAAGGTACAGGATAAAAAATGGATCTCCTGAAGTTACGGCTGAACTTGTATTAAATGAAGCACAAATATCTAAACAACCATTTTCACTTGAAAAGGGGAAAGTCTCTATTCTTTCATCTTTGATGGAACTTGACCTCTCGCTTAAAAGTCAATCCTCTCTAGAACCAGTAACTATTTTAGGTACAGTACCTTTAAATAACTATTTGCCTTTTGATTTGAGAGTTAAGAGTCGTGGTGATGGACTAACTTTCTTAAGTGGTTTTACAGATGAAAATACTAAGTGGATCAATGGTACGGCCGACCTATGGTTATTTATAAGAGGTACATTAAAGGAACCAATTGCAAATGGTTACTTTGTCATAAAGAATGGTGATTTATCTATAGGAGACAAAGAGCTTCGCAATCTTAATAGTGAAATTTTCTTTGACTTTAATAGGCTTGAAGTGCAACAGCTAAGTGCTGATATTGGGAAAAGAGGCAAACTTAGTAGTTATGGCGGCATCGCTTTTTTTGAACAAGAAAAGAAGGAAAAAGAGCCTCTTCAACTTAATCTACAAAATGTTGATTTTAGTGCCAATACATCTACATTTAGTCTTTCAACAAAACTGACACTTAGAGGATCTTTGGCTAAGCCGATAATTGCTGGAGAAACGTTTATAAGTAATGGAGCAATTTCAACTAAACGCAGTCTCACCTCTCCTAGTAATCGTATTAATAATAATGGCAATACACAAGCAACTTCAAGACAGAACCTGCCTGAACAGCAATGGAAACGAGATAAGCCTCTTGTTCTTTTTATTCAAGATGACAAATCCTCTTACACGACTAATGCATTGTCATATACCCTGCCACAAGTATTCTCTAAAATAAGTTTTGATTCTTTAAAGTTGTATTTAGGACCCGGCCTCCGATTAGTCTCGCAGCCGATAGCAACATTCAATGTTGATGGTCTTTTGAGCTTATGCGGTCCCTTAAATCCTCAAGGGATGCTTTTAAGGAACAAGACCTTGAAATGTTTAGTAAATGAAGACTGGGAGGAAGGGCAAGAGAAGTTTAAAAAGCTTGCAGTCACTGGAGTTGTTAAACTAACTAATGGCTTGGTTAATTTATTCACTACGAGTTTCTCTCTTAAACGAAACGAGCAGAATGTTGCTGTTTTTACACCCTCTAATGGATTAACACCATATGTGGATTTAAAAATGACTACTCGTGTCCCGGATAAAGTTCGAGATCAGAATACTTTGCCTTCTGATGATGAATTGGCCTTAAATGGCTCTGGCTTTGGTGGAATAGGAGGCTCTCGATTTATCAAAGTTGAGCTAATTGTTGCTGGTCGTGCAGATCGTATGGCTGAGAATTTTGAAATTCGTAGTCAACCACCTCTTCCAAGAAATCAATTGCTTGACCTTATAGGTGGAAATTCTTTAACAATGCTGTTGAGTGGAGATGAAACACAAGTACTAGCAAACCTTTTCAATAGATCCTTTGTCTCTCCAGTGCTTGGGAACATAAGCGGTGGTTTTAGTGAAAAATTGCAATTGTCTGTTTACCCAGCCTATGTACGAGGCCCAGACGTTTCAAGTGAAGGTGATAAAGGTCAAGCAGAATATGCTGATCATGATTCCTTTCAGAAGGCCTGGGTTACTGAGGTAGGCATTGATATAAGCGAAAGAATTAATTTTTCTATTCAGGCAACCCCCTCTCGTGAAGATGTCCCTCCTCAAGGAACTATCAAATATCAATTTAACCCAAGCTTAGGAGTCCTTGGTTCAGTAGACAATGATGGTAATTGGCAAAGTGAATTCCAAATATATTTAAGGTATTAA
- the glgB gene encoding 1,4-alpha-glucan branching protein GlgB codes for MTTSFVVDWMSDEGQKLADCRHDSPFSVLGVHKFETKWIVRAWMPEADNVKVVIENSEIVLSNPNHPWIFETLLDKNPGNNYQFKVFRGGIEHKQYDPWSFREEWMGEIDRHLFAEGNHHHIWKKMGAHLCDREGIKGVMFCLWAPNARSISVISEINSWDGRQHPMQKRLGGIWELFIPDVKEKTLYKYEIRTEEGHCYEKADPYGFEHEVRPAQSSVVAKIDSFKWTDKEWISKRDENNPLDKPISVYEMHLGSWMHAQADRPFIEGNGQERKPVPAADLKPGTRLLTYPELTEKVIPYVKERGFTHIELMPISEHPFDGSWGYQVTGWYAPTSRYGSPDEFRYFVDKCHSEGIGVILDWVPGHFPKDGHGLAFFDGSHLYEHSDPRIGEHKEWGTLIFNYSRNEVRNFLVANLVFWFEQFHIDGIRVDAVASMLYRDYLRPEGEWIPNDDGGNENVEAVKFLQQANHVLFEHFPGALSIAEESTTWPGVTKPTDSGGLGFNLKWNMGWMHDMLDYFEIDPWFRQFHQNNVTFSICYNYTENFMLALSHDEVVHGKSHLLHKMPGDDWRKYANTRALLAYMWTHPGKKTIFMGMEFGQRQEWNVWDDLQWELLEYQPHKGIQRLIDDLNRLYKSTPALWREDFNEYGFQWIDCKDNKNSVISFMRRESKNGEWLIVVANFTPETHQNYRVGVPIEGYYKEIFNTDSDKYGGSNTGNLGGKFSEKCNIHDYAHAIDLALPALSVLILKHDPKETTSLK; via the coding sequence ATGACCACCAGTTTTGTTGTTGACTGGATGTCTGATGAAGGTCAAAAGCTTGCTGACTGCAGACATGACAGTCCATTTAGTGTTTTAGGTGTTCATAAATTTGAAACCAAATGGATTGTTAGAGCTTGGATGCCAGAAGCAGATAACGTTAAGGTTGTAATTGAGAATTCTGAAATTGTCCTATCAAATCCAAATCATCCATGGATATTCGAAACCTTACTAGATAAAAACCCTGGGAATAATTACCAATTTAAAGTCTTCAGAGGTGGTATCGAGCATAAACAATATGACCCGTGGTCATTTAGAGAAGAATGGATGGGAGAAATTGACAGACATCTTTTCGCTGAAGGTAACCATCATCACATTTGGAAGAAGATGGGTGCACACCTCTGCGATAGGGAAGGGATCAAAGGGGTAATGTTTTGTTTATGGGCGCCTAATGCTAGAAGTATTTCTGTAATCAGCGAAATAAATTCCTGGGATGGTCGCCAACATCCCATGCAAAAAAGACTTGGAGGGATTTGGGAATTATTTATACCTGATGTAAAAGAGAAGACTTTATATAAATACGAAATACGTACTGAAGAGGGACATTGCTATGAGAAGGCAGACCCATATGGCTTTGAGCATGAAGTAAGGCCTGCACAAAGTTCAGTTGTCGCAAAGATTGATTCTTTCAAATGGACAGACAAAGAATGGATATCAAAAAGAGATGAAAACAACCCTTTAGACAAGCCTATATCTGTATATGAAATGCACCTAGGGAGTTGGATGCATGCACAAGCAGATAGACCATTCATAGAAGGAAATGGGCAAGAAAGAAAACCAGTTCCTGCAGCTGATCTAAAACCAGGGACCAGACTTCTTACATATCCTGAATTAACCGAAAAAGTTATTCCTTATGTAAAAGAAAGAGGTTTTACTCATATTGAACTAATGCCAATTTCCGAACATCCTTTTGATGGATCCTGGGGATATCAAGTTACTGGATGGTATGCGCCAACAAGTAGATATGGAAGCCCAGACGAATTTAGATATTTTGTAGATAAATGTCATTCAGAAGGGATTGGCGTAATTCTTGATTGGGTCCCAGGTCACTTCCCAAAGGATGGGCATGGTCTTGCATTCTTCGATGGATCACACCTTTATGAACATTCAGACCCAAGGATAGGTGAACATAAAGAATGGGGGACTTTGATATTTAACTACAGTAGGAATGAAGTAAGGAATTTCTTAGTAGCTAATTTAGTTTTTTGGTTTGAACAGTTTCATATAGATGGTATTCGTGTTGATGCTGTAGCTTCAATGCTTTATAGAGATTATCTAAGACCAGAAGGAGAATGGATCCCTAATGATGATGGTGGCAATGAAAATGTCGAAGCAGTGAAATTCCTTCAACAAGCAAACCATGTTCTCTTTGAACACTTTCCTGGAGCCCTATCTATTGCTGAAGAATCAACTACATGGCCAGGAGTAACTAAGCCGACTGATTCAGGTGGGCTAGGTTTTAATCTCAAGTGGAATATGGGATGGATGCATGACATGCTCGATTACTTTGAAATCGATCCATGGTTTAGGCAATTCCATCAAAACAACGTAACTTTTTCAATTTGTTATAACTACACAGAAAATTTCATGCTTGCTCTAAGCCATGACGAAGTAGTGCATGGTAAAAGCCACTTACTTCATAAAATGCCAGGTGATGATTGGAGAAAATATGCAAATACTCGAGCATTGCTTGCTTACATGTGGACACATCCTGGGAAGAAAACAATATTTATGGGGATGGAATTTGGCCAAAGGCAAGAATGGAATGTTTGGGATGATCTTCAATGGGAGCTTCTAGAGTATCAACCCCATAAAGGTATTCAAAGATTAATTGATGACTTAAATAGACTTTACAAATCAACACCCGCCTTATGGAGGGAGGACTTTAACGAATATGGATTCCAATGGATAGATTGCAAAGATAATAAGAATTCGGTAATTAGCTTTATGAGAAGAGAGAGTAAGAATGGGGAATGGTTAATTGTTGTAGCTAATTTCACTCCAGAGACTCACCAAAACTACAGAGTGGGCGTTCCTATTGAAGGCTATTACAAAGAAATATTTAACACTGACTCAGATAAATATGGTGGATCTAATACGGGCAACTTAGGAGGCAAGTTTTCTGAAAAATGCAACATACATGATTATGCACATGCAATTGACCTTGCTCTACCAGCTTTAAGTGTTCTCATTCTTAAGCATGATCCAAAGGAAACCACATCTCTTAAGTAA